A window of Streptomyces gilvosporeus contains these coding sequences:
- the pruA gene encoding L-glutamate gamma-semialdehyde dehydrogenase has product MDAVTQVPVPVNEPVHTYAPGSPERQRLEAKLKELADNPIELPMTIGGERRMGGGERFDVVQPHRHSARLGTYANATVQDAQDAVDAALAAAPAWRALSFDDRAAIILRAADLLSGPWRETMAAATMLGQSKTAQQAEIDTPCELIDFWRFNVHFARQILAEQPVTNSPGVWNRSDHRPLEGFVYAITPFNFTAIAGNLPTAPALMGNVVVWKPSPTQTFAAVLLMQLLEEAGLPKGVINLVTGDGKDVSEVALTHPDLAGIHFTGSTKTFQYLWKTVGTHIENYKTYPRLVGETGGKDFIVAHPSADRAILKTAMTRGAFEFQGQKCSAASRAYVPASLWNAGFKEEFAAEVNSLTMGDVSDLANFMGAVIDDRSFAKNKAAIDRAKADPTIEVVAGGTYDDSEGYFVRPTVLVSTDPENEIFKDEYFGPILGVYVYDDADYDAMLEQMESASAYGLTGCVIAQDRAAAAATCEKLRFAAGNFYINDKPTGAVVGQQPFGGGRASGTNDKAGAKQNLMRWTSTRSIKETLVPPTDYRYPHMG; this is encoded by the coding sequence ATGGACGCTGTGACCCAGGTCCCCGTGCCGGTGAACGAGCCGGTGCACACCTACGCCCCCGGCAGCCCCGAGCGGCAGCGGCTGGAGGCCAAGCTCAAGGAGCTGGCCGACAACCCGATCGAGCTGCCCATGACCATCGGCGGCGAGCGGCGGATGGGTGGCGGCGAGCGCTTCGACGTCGTCCAGCCGCACCGCCACTCCGCGCGGCTCGGCACGTACGCCAATGCCACCGTCCAGGACGCCCAGGACGCGGTCGACGCCGCGCTGGCCGCCGCCCCCGCCTGGCGTGCGCTGTCCTTCGACGACCGCGCCGCGATCATCCTCCGGGCCGCCGATCTGCTCTCCGGCCCCTGGCGCGAGACGATGGCCGCCGCCACCATGCTGGGTCAGTCCAAGACCGCCCAGCAGGCCGAGATCGACACCCCCTGCGAGCTGATCGACTTCTGGCGCTTCAATGTGCACTTCGCGCGCCAGATCCTCGCCGAGCAGCCGGTGACCAACTCTCCCGGTGTGTGGAACCGCTCCGACCACCGCCCTCTGGAGGGCTTCGTCTACGCGATCACGCCCTTCAACTTCACCGCGATCGCCGGCAACCTGCCCACCGCCCCCGCCCTGATGGGCAACGTCGTGGTCTGGAAGCCCTCCCCGACCCAGACCTTCGCCGCGGTCCTGCTCATGCAGCTGCTGGAGGAGGCCGGGCTGCCCAAGGGCGTCATCAACCTCGTCACCGGTGACGGCAAGGACGTCTCCGAGGTGGCCCTGACCCACCCCGACCTGGCGGGCATCCACTTCACCGGTTCGACCAAGACCTTCCAGTACCTCTGGAAGACGGTCGGCACCCACATCGAGAACTACAAGACCTACCCGCGCCTCGTCGGCGAGACCGGCGGCAAGGACTTCATCGTCGCCCACCCCAGCGCCGACCGCGCGATCCTCAAGACGGCCATGACGCGTGGCGCCTTCGAGTTCCAGGGCCAGAAGTGTTCCGCGGCCTCCCGCGCCTACGTCCCGGCCTCCCTGTGGAACGCGGGCTTCAAGGAGGAGTTCGCCGCCGAGGTCAACTCCCTGACCATGGGCGACGTCTCCGACCTCGCCAACTTCATGGGCGCCGTCATCGACGACCGCTCGTTCGCCAAGAACAAGGCGGCGATCGACCGCGCCAAGGCCGACCCGACCATCGAGGTCGTGGCCGGCGGCACCTACGACGACTCCGAGGGCTACTTCGTCCGCCCGACGGTCCTGGTCTCCACCGACCCGGAGAACGAGATCTTCAAGGACGAGTACTTCGGCCCGATCCTGGGCGTCTACGTCTACGACGACGCCGACTACGACGCCATGCTGGAGCAGATGGAGTCCGCCTCGGCCTACGGCCTCACCGGCTGCGTCATCGCCCAGGACCGCGCCGCGGCGGCCGCCACCTGCGAAAAGCTCCGCTTCGCGGCCGGCAACTTCTACATCAACGACAAGCCCACCGGCGCCGTCGTCGGCCAGCAGCCCTTCGGCGGCGGCCGCGCCTCCGGCACCAACGACAAGGCCGGCGCCAAGCAGAACCTGATGCGCTGGACGTCCACCCGCTCCATCAAGGAGACGCTGGTGCCGCCGACGGACTACCGCTACCCGCACATGGGCTGA
- a CDS encoding lysophospholipid acyltransferase family protein: MTGPTHHTSRRRVRRTTRPVAGRGRRRELRAWRREVRAGRREVPTGHRTLRTGRRPPGTSRRARAGVRAGLRADVRTGLHPGGRGSPGRRATSAAWLRRALWTVALTLTGGVTRHGRLPRGGCVVVANHSSHADTAALLAALDARHAPLIGAAADYWFATPWRRRICRRLAAGFPVRRTGGGFDDLLGTADALRAGRAVVLFPEGTRGRDSTVGDFRRGALLLAERAGVPVVPVGLAGTDRLLPKHGGLRRTHLRVHIGAPLYGAVTPAAARDAVRSLASRAAAAPLPDSRLRRRTAAVVTSRWGLPLAFAWAFAEALSWPLMPELFLALACAAAPRAGLRLSLTALAGSLAGGLLALQLAASGAHLPAPLTTDRMRAEVSRQLAHEGASAVRHQPWDGIPYKVYAAEAGRAHLPAADWLLASAEARGGRTLTVGLAFAALGAVGRPWRRRYPLYLGLLGGGFAVGLGLIVDGWS; this comes from the coding sequence ATGACCGGACCGACGCACCACACGTCCCGACGGCGCGTACGGCGCACCACGCGCCCGGTGGCCGGGCGCGGCCGCCGCCGGGAGCTGCGGGCCTGGCGTCGCGAGGTGCGTGCGGGGCGCCGCGAGGTGCCTACGGGGCATCGGACGCTGCGTACCGGGCGCCGCCCGCCGGGTACGAGCCGCCGGGCCCGCGCCGGGGTCCGTGCGGGGCTCCGCGCCGACGTCCGCACGGGGCTGCACCCGGGCGGCCGGGGCAGCCCAGGACGGCGCGCCACCTCCGCCGCCTGGCTGCGCCGCGCCCTGTGGACCGTCGCGCTCACCCTCACCGGCGGCGTCACCCGGCACGGCCGACTGCCCCGCGGCGGCTGCGTGGTCGTCGCCAACCACTCCTCCCACGCCGACACCGCGGCCCTGCTCGCCGCCCTCGACGCCCGGCACGCCCCGCTGATCGGTGCGGCCGCCGACTACTGGTTCGCCACCCCGTGGCGCCGCCGCATCTGCCGCCGCCTGGCCGCAGGCTTTCCCGTACGGCGCACCGGCGGCGGATTCGACGACCTGCTGGGCACCGCCGACGCGCTGCGGGCGGGCCGCGCGGTGGTCCTCTTCCCCGAGGGCACCCGCGGCCGCGACAGCACGGTCGGCGACTTCCGCCGGGGCGCCCTGCTGCTGGCCGAACGGGCCGGCGTCCCGGTCGTCCCGGTGGGCCTGGCGGGCACCGACCGCCTCCTGCCCAAACACGGCGGGCTCCGCCGCACCCACCTGCGCGTCCACATCGGCGCGCCCCTGTACGGCGCGGTCACTCCGGCCGCCGCCCGCGACGCCGTCCGGTCACTGGCCTCCCGCGCGGCCGCCGCTCCCCTGCCCGACTCCCGTCTCCGCCGCCGCACCGCCGCCGTCGTCACCTCCCGCTGGGGCCTCCCCCTCGCCTTCGCCTGGGCCTTCGCCGAGGCGCTGAGCTGGCCGCTGATGCCGGAGCTGTTCCTCGCGCTCGCCTGTGCGGCCGCACCCCGCGCCGGGCTGCGCCTCTCCCTCACGGCCCTGGCAGGCAGCCTCGCGGGCGGCCTGCTGGCCCTCCAACTCGCCGCCTCCGGCGCCCACTTGCCCGCCCCGCTCACCACGGACCGGATGCGCGCCGAGGTCTCCCGTCAGCTCGCGCACGAGGGCGCCTCGGCCGTCCGCCACCAGCCGTGGGACGGCATCCCCTACAAGGTCTACGCGGCGGAGGCAGGCCGCGCCCATCTGCCCGCCGCCGACTGGCTCCTGGCCTCCGCCGAGGCCCGCGGCGGCCGCACGCTGACGGTCGGTCTCGCCTTCGCCGCACTGGGGGCGGTGGGGCGGCCGTGGCGGCGGCGGTATCCGCTGTATCTGGGGCTGTTGGGAGGCGGGTTCGCGGTGGGACTGGGGCTGATCGTCGACGGCTGGAGCTGA
- a CDS encoding phosphatidate cytidylyltransferase: MSALLGPLGGSAPGLLLTGGEAVGRVAPVVGGVLGLGGVAVAALPARVRMRRELRRRWRTWALAAPVFLGPLFFGGAGATLLAAGLGLIAVTEYARMAPGGTAGAERQVLAAAAVVLPLLARLRPQWLDLRLMTVLLLAAALPALLSGDHTAGAARAARAVFGLLWIPLALTGLVLLGGTAVAVGVAVALGDVGAWCGGTALGRRGALARPLSPLSPNKTWAGVIGAAVATAGALAAVGAFTPALWVAVLAGCVLGDLLESMVKREAGVKDAGSWLPGFGGLLDRIDSLLVAVPLALVVTP, encoded by the coding sequence ATGAGCGCGCTCCTGGGCCCGCTCGGCGGCTCGGCCCCCGGCCTCCTGCTGACCGGCGGCGAGGCCGTCGGCCGGGTCGCACCCGTGGTCGGCGGAGTACTGGGGCTGGGCGGGGTGGCCGTCGCCGCACTGCCCGCCCGGGTACGGATGCGCCGCGAACTGCGTCGCCGCTGGCGCACCTGGGCGCTTGCCGCCCCCGTCTTCCTGGGCCCGCTGTTCTTCGGCGGGGCGGGCGCGACGCTGCTGGCGGCCGGGCTGGGGCTGATCGCCGTGACCGAGTACGCACGGATGGCCCCCGGCGGCACGGCGGGCGCCGAACGCCAGGTGCTCGCCGCCGCGGCCGTCGTCCTCCCGCTGCTCGCCCGGCTGCGCCCGCAGTGGCTGGACCTGCGGCTGATGACGGTGCTGCTGCTCGCCGCCGCGCTTCCCGCGCTGCTCTCCGGCGACCACACCGCGGGCGCGGCCCGCGCCGCTCGCGCCGTCTTCGGCCTCCTGTGGATCCCGCTCGCCCTCACCGGCCTCGTCCTGCTCGGCGGCACCGCCGTCGCGGTCGGCGTCGCGGTGGCGCTCGGCGATGTGGGCGCCTGGTGCGGCGGTACGGCGCTCGGCCGCCGCGGCGCCCTGGCCCGTCCGCTCTCGCCGCTCTCCCCGAACAAGACCTGGGCCGGGGTGATCGGTGCCGCGGTGGCAACGGCCGGTGCACTGGCCGCCGTCGGCGCGTTCACTCCCGCCCTGTGGGTCGCCGTGCTGGCCGGCTGCGTCCTGGGCGATCTCCTCGAATCCATGGTCAAGCGGGAGGCCGGGGTGAAGGACGCGGGCAGCTGGCTGCCCGGCTTCGGCGGGCTGCTGGACCGTATCGACTCGCTGCTGGTGGCGGTGCCGCTGGCGTTGGTGGTGACGCCGTGA
- a CDS encoding CDP-alcohol phosphatidyltransferase family protein, which produces MNGLYALKPWYAARLGGIRGALARREVSPDALTAAGVLAAAGAAAALAGLPAPLAALPVTALLAVRLACANLDGALARDTGRCTRRGTVLNEAGDRAADLLVLAGFLPLAPLWLVALAALAATLPSWVALAGTAAGAPRRNGGPVGKTERCLLAAVAAATGWAVPALAVLAAGSALTAALRLAWLWRELGARDTAEAGR; this is translated from the coding sequence ATGAACGGCCTGTACGCACTCAAGCCCTGGTACGCGGCCCGGCTCGGCGGCATCCGCGGCGCGCTGGCCCGCCGGGAGGTCTCGCCCGACGCGCTGACGGCCGCGGGTGTCCTCGCCGCCGCCGGCGCCGCCGCGGCCCTCGCCGGCCTGCCGGCCCCGCTCGCCGCGCTCCCGGTCACCGCCCTGCTGGCGGTCCGGCTCGCCTGTGCCAACCTCGACGGCGCGCTGGCCCGCGACACCGGCCGCTGCACCCGCCGCGGCACGGTCCTCAACGAAGCCGGCGACCGCGCCGCCGACCTCCTGGTCCTCGCCGGTTTTCTGCCCCTGGCCCCCCTGTGGCTGGTGGCGCTCGCCGCGCTCGCCGCGACGCTGCCGTCCTGGGTGGCGCTGGCGGGCACGGCGGCCGGGGCGCCGCGCCGCAACGGCGGACCGGTGGGCAAGACCGAACGCTGTCTGCTGGCGGCGGTGGCCGCCGCGACGGGCTGGGCAGTACCGGCCCTGGCCGTCCTCGCGGCCGGTTCGGCCCTGACGGCGGCCCTCCGACTGGCCTGGCTGTGGCGCGAGTTGGGCGCCCGGGACACCGCCGAGGCCGGACGATGA
- a CDS encoding purple acid phosphatase family protein, translating into MSMPEQHAYLRTKLTRRGLLRTSAAAAGAVAGSSVPAGSAAASPALLSSPATAAVDGSLVAPFGRHLAFGADPRTQMRVAWQVPFAVRRPYLRVGLKPWDLGRKIEAEVRGLHTPALSAKLPAVDQYYLHAALDGLNPGTTYYYGVGHDGFDPADPRHFGTVGTFRTAPARAGRFVFTAFGDQGVSYHALANDQLILGQDPSFHLHAGDICYADPDGSGTDHDAYDARVWDQFLAQTESVAKSVPWMVTTGNHDMEAWYSPNGYGGQNARWTLPGNGPDAENAPGVYSFTYGNVAVIALDANDVSYEIPANQGYTDGRQTRWLDRRLGELRATDGIDFLVVFFHHCAFSTTNAHASDGGVRDAWLPLFDKHQVDLVINGHNHIYERTDALKGGRVAKKVPIGERVDSSREGIVYVTAGGAGKALYDFPAPDSYEGHVKDLDEVRTYHWTKDRTKAVDTVEWSRVRYTGFSFLAVEVEPGHRPRMKVTALAESGERIDHFEVTRPAGRA; encoded by the coding sequence ATGAGCATGCCCGAACAGCACGCCTATCTGCGGACCAAGCTGACCCGGCGCGGTCTGCTGCGCACCTCGGCCGCCGCCGCGGGCGCGGTCGCGGGCTCCTCCGTGCCGGCCGGTTCGGCCGCCGCCTCCCCCGCCCTGCTCTCCTCGCCGGCCACCGCGGCCGTCGACGGTTCGCTGGTCGCCCCCTTCGGCCGCCATCTCGCCTTCGGCGCCGACCCCAGGACCCAGATGCGGGTCGCCTGGCAGGTGCCGTTCGCGGTCCGGCGGCCGTATCTGCGGGTGGGCCTCAAGCCCTGGGACCTGGGGCGCAAGATCGAGGCCGAGGTGCGCGGTCTGCACACCCCGGCGCTGTCCGCGAAGCTGCCGGCCGTCGACCAGTACTACCTGCACGCCGCGCTCGACGGGCTGAACCCGGGGACGACGTACTACTACGGCGTCGGCCACGACGGCTTCGACCCGGCCGACCCGCGCCACTTCGGCACCGTCGGCACCTTCCGTACCGCCCCGGCCCGCGCCGGGAGGTTCGTCTTCACCGCCTTCGGGGATCAGGGCGTCAGCTATCACGCGCTCGCCAACGACCAGCTGATCCTCGGCCAGGACCCCTCCTTCCATCTGCACGCGGGCGACATCTGCTACGCCGACCCGGACGGCTCGGGCACCGACCACGACGCCTATGACGCCCGGGTCTGGGACCAGTTCCTGGCGCAGACCGAATCGGTGGCCAAGTCCGTGCCGTGGATGGTGACGACCGGCAACCACGACATGGAGGCGTGGTACTCCCCCAACGGCTACGGCGGGCAGAACGCCCGCTGGACGCTGCCGGGCAACGGCCCCGACGCGGAGAACGCCCCCGGGGTCTACTCCTTCACCTACGGCAACGTCGCGGTGATCGCCCTCGACGCCAATGACGTCTCGTACGAGATCCCGGCCAACCAGGGCTACACCGACGGCCGGCAGACCCGCTGGCTGGACCGCCGCCTGGGCGAACTGCGCGCCACGGACGGCATCGACTTCCTCGTCGTCTTCTTCCACCACTGCGCCTTCTCCACCACCAACGCCCATGCCTCGGACGGCGGGGTCCGCGACGCGTGGCTGCCGCTGTTCGACAAGCACCAGGTGGATCTGGTGATCAACGGCCACAACCACATCTATGAGCGCACCGACGCCCTCAAGGGCGGCCGGGTCGCCAAGAAGGTGCCCATCGGCGAGCGGGTGGACTCCTCGCGCGAGGGCATCGTCTACGTCACCGCGGGCGGTGCGGGCAAGGCGCTGTACGACTTCCCCGCGCCGGACAGCTACGAGGGCCACGTCAAGGACCTCGACGAGGTGAGGACGTACCACTGGACCAAGGACCGCACCAAGGCCGTGGACACGGTGGAGTGGTCGCGGGTGCGCTATACCGGCTTCTCCTTCCTCGCGGTCGAGGTGGAGCCGGGGCACCGCCCCCGGATGAAGGTCACCGCGCTCGCCGAATCGGGCGAGCGCATCGACCACTTCGAGGTCACGCGCCCGGCCGGCCGGGCCTGA
- a CDS encoding 3-isopropylmalate dehydrogenase, with the protein MSRSIRLAVIPGDGIGQEVVAQGLKVLTSVLPQDVKLETQEYDLGAKRWHATGETLPDAELESLKQHDAILLGAIGDPSVPSGVLERGLLLKLRFAFDHFVNLRPSKLFPNTSTPLAGRPDIDFVVVREGTEGPYTGNGGSLRTGTPAEVATEVSVNTAYGVERVVRDAFERANARPRKKLTLVHKNNVLVYAGHMWKNIFDRVGREYPEVTTDYLHVDAATIFFVTQPERFDVIVTDNLFGDILTDLAAAVTGGIGLAASGNINPTGEFPSMFEPVHGSAPDIAGTGKADPTATILSVALLLRHLGYEAEAARIEQAVAVDLEARDGSARSTDEIGDALAARVAG; encoded by the coding sequence ATGTCTCGCAGCATTCGCCTCGCAGTGATCCCCGGTGACGGTATCGGCCAGGAAGTCGTGGCCCAGGGCCTGAAGGTCCTGACCTCGGTACTCCCGCAGGACGTCAAGCTGGAAACCCAGGAGTACGACCTGGGGGCCAAGCGCTGGCACGCGACCGGCGAAACGCTTCCGGACGCGGAGCTGGAGTCGCTCAAGCAGCACGATGCGATCCTGCTCGGCGCGATCGGCGACCCGTCGGTCCCCTCCGGTGTGCTCGAGCGCGGTCTGCTGCTGAAGCTCCGCTTCGCCTTCGACCACTTCGTCAACCTGCGCCCCTCGAAGCTCTTCCCGAACACGAGCACCCCGCTCGCCGGCCGCCCCGACATCGACTTCGTCGTCGTCCGCGAGGGCACCGAGGGCCCCTACACCGGCAACGGCGGCTCGCTGCGCACCGGCACCCCCGCCGAGGTCGCCACCGAGGTCAGCGTGAACACCGCCTACGGTGTCGAGCGCGTGGTCCGCGACGCCTTCGAGCGCGCCAACGCCCGCCCCCGCAAGAAGCTGACGCTGGTCCACAAGAACAACGTGCTCGTGTACGCGGGCCACATGTGGAAGAACATCTTCGACCGCGTCGGCCGCGAGTACCCCGAGGTCACCACCGACTATCTGCACGTCGACGCCGCGACGATCTTCTTCGTCACCCAGCCCGAGCGCTTCGACGTGATCGTCACCGACAACCTCTTCGGCGACATCCTCACCGACCTCGCCGCGGCCGTCACCGGCGGCATCGGCCTGGCCGCCTCCGGGAACATCAACCCGACCGGCGAGTTCCCCTCGATGTTCGAGCCGGTGCACGGCTCCGCCCCGGACATCGCCGGCACCGGCAAGGCCGACCCCACGGCGACGATCCTCTCCGTGGCCCTGCTGCTGCGCCACCTCGGCTACGAGGCCGAGGCCGCCCGGATCGAGCAGGCCGTGGCCGTCGACCTGGAGGCCCGGGACGGCAGCGCCCGCAGCACGGACGAGATCGGCGACGCCCTCGCCGCGCGAGTAGCGGGCTGA
- a CDS encoding branched-chain amino acid aminotransferase: MTTPTIELKPSAHPLSEAERNKILAAPGFGRHFTDHMVTIKWTEGRGWHDGQLVPYGPLSLDPATNVLHYAQEIFEGLKAYRQPDGSVAMFRPDANARRFQASARRLAMPELPVETFIEACDVLVQQDKGWVPAHGGEESLYLRPFMIATEVGLGVKPANEYLFVVIASPAGAYFAGGVKPVSIWLSENRVRAVPGGMGDAKTGGNYAASLLAQAEAAVHGCDQVAYLDAVEHKWVEELGGMNLYFVYEDAANGTRIVTPTLTGSLLAGVTRDSLLSVARDLGYASQEARVSIDQWRADTENGTLTEVFACGTAAVITPVGTVKSAGGEWTQSGGEPGKVTLKLREALLDIQRGVAEDTHGWMHRLG, translated from the coding sequence ATGACGACGCCCACGATCGAGCTCAAGCCCTCGGCCCATCCGCTCTCCGAAGCGGAGCGGAACAAGATCCTCGCCGCCCCCGGCTTCGGCCGCCACTTCACCGACCACATGGTGACGATCAAGTGGACCGAGGGCCGCGGCTGGCACGACGGACAGCTCGTGCCGTACGGGCCGCTCTCCCTCGACCCGGCGACCAACGTCCTGCACTACGCGCAGGAGATCTTCGAGGGGCTCAAGGCCTACCGTCAGCCCGACGGCTCGGTCGCGATGTTCCGGCCGGACGCCAACGCCCGCCGCTTCCAGGCGTCCGCGCGCCGGCTGGCCATGCCGGAGCTGCCCGTCGAGACCTTCATCGAGGCCTGTGACGTGCTGGTTCAGCAGGACAAGGGCTGGGTGCCGGCGCACGGCGGCGAGGAATCGCTCTACCTGCGCCCGTTCATGATCGCGACCGAGGTCGGCCTGGGCGTGAAGCCCGCCAACGAGTACCTCTTCGTCGTCATCGCCTCGCCCGCCGGCGCCTACTTCGCCGGCGGCGTCAAGCCGGTCTCGATCTGGCTGTCCGAGAACCGCGTGCGCGCCGTCCCCGGCGGCATGGGCGACGCCAAGACCGGCGGCAACTACGCCGCCTCCCTGCTGGCCCAGGCCGAGGCCGCGGTGCACGGCTGCGACCAGGTCGCCTACCTCGACGCGGTGGAGCACAAGTGGGTCGAGGAACTCGGCGGGATGAACCTCTACTTCGTGTACGAGGACGCCGCGAACGGCACCCGGATCGTCACGCCCACCCTGACCGGCTCCCTGCTCGCCGGCGTCACCCGTGACTCGCTGCTCTCCGTCGCCCGCGACCTGGGCTACGCCTCGCAGGAGGCCCGCGTCTCCATCGACCAGTGGCGCGCCGACACCGAGAACGGCACCCTCACCGAGGTCTTCGCCTGCGGTACGGCCGCCGTGATCACCCCGGTCGGCACGGTCAAGAGCGCCGGCGGCGAGTGGACCCAGTCCGGCGGCGAGCCCGGCAAGGTCACGCTGAAGCTGCGCGAGGCGCTGCTGGACATCCAGCGGGGCGTCGCCGAGGACACCCACGGCTGGATGCACCGGCTGGGCTGA
- a CDS encoding cytosine permease has product MPIEQRGVDTIPDEERTSGPRDLISILLGSNLALGVVIFGWLPVSFGLDFWGSVTSLVAGTVVGAALTAPLALVSLRSATNLSTSSGAFFGVRGRLVGSVIGLLLSLGYTALTLWVGGDAMVGGLHRLIGLPTGGASYALVYAVLAGSTAVGAVYGYKVLLRLSKVLTIGLTILLAVGVIAYLPHFTTAAVHGVPYALGGYWQTWLLSAVSAGLSGPIAFITLLGDYSRYISPRRHSAKKVFGATYLGLVLGLLVPQLFGTFSALAVGAGTDYAGPLVAGAPFWYLALLLVNASAGSVGNSGLMLYSMGLDLDAILPRATRTQATYVVAALSTLLVFAGHFLWEAQDAMTSFVLLMTAIGTPWAVITVIGFVRCRGTYDPDSLQVYNRGTVGGVYWFRAGWNVQATVAWAVGSVVGLMAVDVPFYNGPLLAYTGGIDCSFLLAAAVAAVVYLALVARQPRPVPALRPAGASSPAEAPAEVG; this is encoded by the coding sequence ATGCCGATCGAACAACGCGGAGTCGACACGATTCCCGACGAGGAACGCACCAGCGGACCTCGCGACCTCATCTCCATCCTGCTCGGATCGAACCTCGCGCTCGGCGTTGTGATCTTCGGCTGGCTACCCGTCTCCTTCGGGCTGGACTTCTGGGGCTCGGTCACCTCCCTGGTGGCCGGCACGGTCGTCGGCGCCGCCCTGACGGCACCGCTCGCGCTCGTCTCCCTGCGCAGCGCGACCAACCTGTCCACCAGCAGCGGCGCCTTCTTCGGCGTACGCGGCCGGCTCGTCGGCTCGGTCATCGGCCTGCTGCTGTCGCTCGGCTACACCGCGCTGACGCTGTGGGTCGGCGGCGATGCGATGGTCGGCGGACTGCACCGGCTCATCGGCCTGCCGACCGGCGGCGCCTCGTACGCCCTGGTCTACGCGGTGCTGGCCGGCTCCACCGCGGTGGGAGCGGTCTACGGCTACAAGGTGCTGCTGCGGCTGAGCAAGGTGCTCACCATCGGCCTGACGATCCTGCTCGCGGTCGGCGTGATCGCGTATCTGCCCCACTTCACCACCGCCGCCGTGCACGGCGTCCCCTACGCGCTCGGCGGCTACTGGCAGACCTGGCTGCTGTCCGCCGTCTCCGCAGGCCTGAGCGGGCCGATCGCCTTCATCACCCTGCTCGGTGACTACAGCCGCTATATCTCGCCGCGCCGCCACAGCGCGAAGAAGGTGTTCGGCGCCACCTACCTCGGCCTGGTGCTCGGCCTGCTGGTGCCGCAGCTCTTCGGCACGTTCAGCGCGCTCGCGGTCGGCGCGGGCACCGACTACGCGGGCCCGCTGGTGGCCGGCGCGCCGTTCTGGTACCTCGCGCTGCTGCTGGTCAACGCCTCGGCCGGCTCGGTCGGCAACTCCGGCCTGATGCTCTACAGCATGGGCCTGGACCTGGACGCGATCCTGCCGCGCGCCACCCGCACCCAGGCGACCTATGTCGTCGCCGCGCTCTCGACCCTGCTGGTCTTCGCCGGTCACTTCCTGTGGGAGGCGCAGGACGCGATGACGTCCTTCGTCCTGCTGATGACCGCCATCGGCACCCCCTGGGCGGTCATCACCGTGATCGGCTTCGTACGCTGCCGCGGCACCTACGACCCGGACTCGCTCCAGGTCTACAACCGCGGCACGGTCGGCGGCGTGTACTGGTTCCGGGCCGGCTGGAACGTCCAGGCCACCGTCGCCTGGGCGGTCGGCTCCGTGGTCGGCCTGATGGCGGTGGACGTGCCCTTCTACAACGGGCCGCTGCTGGCCTACACGGGCGGTATCGACTGCAGCTTCCTGCTCGCCGCCGCGGTGGCGGCCGTCGTCTACCTGGCGCTGGTCGCCCGGCAGCCGCGCCCGGTCCCGGCGCTGCGCCCCGCTGGGGCCTCCTCCCCCGCGGAGGCGCCCGCGGAGGTCGGCTGA
- the ureA gene encoding urease subunit gamma codes for MRLTPTERDRLLLFNAAQLARSRRARGLKLNVPEATAVIADTVCEAARDGRRLAQAIEAGRNALGPDDVLPGVAEVIGDVMVEAVFDDGSRLAVVSDPIGTLTEPGDTGGAAPAPGAVLPGPADPEPVPAVIVTVHNTASVPISVTSHFHFFEANPRLDFDRAAAYGMRLCVPAGSSERFDAGGIHEVGLVPIGGARIAIGFAGLVDGPLDAPGAKTEALRRAAACGYLGAEEQA; via the coding sequence ATGCGGCTGACCCCCACGGAACGCGACCGGCTGCTGCTCTTCAATGCGGCGCAGCTGGCGCGCTCGCGCCGCGCCCGCGGACTCAAGCTGAATGTGCCCGAGGCGACCGCGGTGATCGCGGACACAGTCTGCGAGGCGGCGCGGGACGGGCGCCGCCTCGCTCAGGCCATCGAGGCGGGCCGCAATGCGCTCGGCCCGGACGATGTGCTGCCCGGGGTGGCGGAGGTCATCGGCGATGTGATGGTCGAGGCCGTCTTCGACGACGGCTCCCGCCTCGCGGTGGTCAGCGACCCCATCGGCACGCTGACCGAGCCGGGCGACACGGGGGGTGCGGCCCCCGCGCCCGGCGCCGTACTGCCCGGTCCGGCCGACCCCGAGCCGGTCCCCGCCGTCATCGTGACCGTGCACAACACCGCGAGCGTGCCGATCAGCGTCACGTCCCACTTCCACTTCTTCGAGGCCAACCCGCGCCTCGACTTCGACCGCGCCGCGGCCTACGGCATGCGGCTGTGCGTCCCGGCCGGCTCGTCCGAGCGCTTCGACGCGGGCGGCATCCACGAGGTCGGTCTGGTCCCCATCGGCGGGGCCCGGATCGCGATCGGCTTCGCCGGTCTGGTCGACGGCCCGCTCGATGCACCGGGGGCGAAAACCGAAGCGCTGCGGCGGGCCGCCGCATGCGGCTATCTGGGAGCGGAGGAGCAGGCATGA